From Providencia sp. R33, a single genomic window includes:
- the der gene encoding ribosome biogenesis GTPase Der translates to MIPVVALVGRPNVGKSTLFNRLTRTRDALVADFPGLTRDRKYGRAEVEGHEFIIIDTGGIDGTEEGVETHMAAQSLQAIEEADIVLFMVDARSGLMPADEGIAKHLRSRKKKTYLVANKTDGIDVTTAIGDFYSLGLGEIHPIAASHGRGVTQLIEQSLKPFIGEDEEEVELTEEEENAAYWAELEAEGELAEDEEDDFDPTTLPIKLAIVGRPNVGKSTLTNRILGEERVVVFDMPGTTRDSIYIPMERDEREYILIDTAGVRKRGKVTETVEKFSVIKTLQAIEDANVVLLVIDAREGISDQDLSLLGFILNAGRSLVIAVNKWDGMKPEDREHVKDMLELRLGFVDFARIHFISALHGSGVGNLFESVQEAYESATRRVGTALLTRIMKMAEDEHQPPLIRGRRVKMKYAHAGGHNPPIVVIHGNQVSDLPDSYKRYLMNYFRRSLQVMGTPIRILFKEGENPYADKKNKLTATQLRKRKRLMQHLKKR, encoded by the coding sequence ATGATACCCGTCGTAGCGCTGGTAGGGCGTCCAAACGTAGGAAAATCCACGTTATTTAACCGTTTAACCCGTACCCGTGACGCATTAGTAGCGGACTTTCCTGGTCTGACTCGTGACCGTAAATATGGGCGTGCCGAAGTTGAAGGGCATGAATTCATTATTATCGACACGGGTGGTATCGATGGGACTGAAGAAGGTGTGGAAACACACATGGCAGCGCAGTCCTTGCAAGCTATTGAAGAAGCAGACATCGTACTCTTTATGGTTGATGCGCGCTCAGGCTTAATGCCTGCGGATGAAGGCATCGCTAAACACTTACGCAGCCGTAAGAAAAAAACCTATTTAGTTGCCAATAAAACCGATGGTATTGATGTTACCACAGCAATTGGTGATTTCTATTCCCTTGGCTTAGGTGAAATTCATCCTATCGCTGCCTCCCACGGCCGTGGTGTCACTCAATTAATCGAACAATCATTGAAACCATTTATTGGCGAAGATGAAGAAGAAGTTGAGTTAACGGAAGAAGAAGAGAATGCGGCATACTGGGCTGAACTAGAAGCCGAAGGTGAGCTTGCTGAAGACGAAGAAGATGATTTCGACCCAACAACACTACCGATTAAATTAGCGATTGTTGGCCGCCCTAATGTGGGTAAATCAACGTTAACAAACCGTATTTTGGGTGAAGAGCGTGTGGTTGTATTCGACATGCCTGGTACTACCCGTGACAGTATCTATATTCCAATGGAACGTGATGAGCGCGAATATATCCTCATTGATACAGCAGGGGTACGTAAACGCGGTAAAGTCACTGAAACGGTTGAAAAGTTCTCTGTCATCAAAACGTTGCAAGCCATTGAAGATGCCAACGTAGTTTTATTAGTTATCGATGCGCGTGAAGGTATTTCTGACCAAGACTTATCGTTACTGGGCTTTATCCTGAATGCGGGGCGTTCATTGGTCATTGCGGTCAATAAATGGGATGGCATGAAGCCGGAAGATCGCGAACACGTAAAAGATATGCTTGAGCTACGTCTTGGTTTTGTTGATTTTGCACGTATTCACTTTATTTCTGCACTACATGGCAGCGGGGTGGGCAACTTATTTGAATCTGTTCAAGAAGCCTATGAATCAGCTACCCGTCGCGTTGGTACGGCATTGCTGACCCGTATTATGAAAATGGCAGAAGATGAGCACCAACCACCGTTGATCCGTGGCCGTCGCGTGAAAATGAAATATGCTCACGCAGGGGGGCATAATCCACCGATTGTAGTGATCCACGGTAACCAAGTGTCTGACTTGCCAGATAGCTATAAACGTTATTTGATGAACTATTTCCGTCGTTCATTACAAGTGATGGGAACACCAATTCGTATTCTGTTTAAAGAGGGTGAAAACCCTTATGCGGATAAGAAAAACAAGCTGACAGCAACACAATTACGTAAACGTAAGCGTTTGATGCAGCATTTGAAAAAACGTTAG
- the rluF gene encoding 23S rRNA pseudouridine(2604) synthase RluF — MDTRSSTRLNKYISESGICSRREADRYIEQGNVFINGKRAGIGDQVFAGDVVKVNGQLIEARNEDDLILIALNKPVGIVSTTESGEKDNIVDYVNHSTRIFPIGRLDKDSQGLIFLTNHGDLVNKILRAGNSHEKEYLVTVNKPVTDEFIRGMGAGVPILGTMTKKCKVKKEAPFVFRITLVQGLNRQIRRMCEHFGFEVTKLERIRIMNVGLAGIPVGEWRDLTDDELIELFDMMEKSESDIKPKKPQKAQASSKSGNGTKQNTGSKPKAKPENPTRKKFTQPGRKKKKR, encoded by the coding sequence ATGGATACTCGTTCTTCTACACGTCTTAACAAATATATTAGCGAAAGTGGTATTTGCTCAAGGCGCGAAGCCGACCGTTATATTGAGCAAGGTAATGTATTTATCAACGGGAAACGTGCAGGCATCGGTGACCAAGTTTTTGCGGGTGATGTTGTTAAAGTAAATGGTCAACTGATTGAAGCGCGTAATGAAGATGACTTAATTCTTATTGCTCTCAATAAACCGGTGGGGATCGTCAGTACGACAGAAAGTGGTGAGAAAGATAATATTGTTGATTATGTGAACCACAGTACGCGTATATTCCCGATTGGGCGGTTAGATAAGGACTCACAAGGGCTGATTTTTTTAACCAATCATGGCGATCTGGTCAATAAAATTTTGCGTGCAGGCAACTCACATGAGAAAGAGTACCTTGTGACGGTCAATAAACCCGTTACTGATGAGTTTATCCGCGGTATGGGAGCCGGTGTTCCTATACTTGGCACAATGACCAAAAAATGTAAGGTCAAAAAAGAAGCGCCATTTGTTTTTCGTATTACCCTTGTGCAAGGGCTTAACCGCCAAATCCGCCGCATGTGCGAACACTTTGGTTTTGAAGTCACTAAACTTGAACGTATTCGTATTATGAATGTGGGATTGGCAGGGATACCCGTTGGTGAATGGCGAGATTTAACTGACGATGAGCTTATCGAACTATTTGATATGATGGAAAAATCAGAGTCTGATATTAAGCCGAAAAAACCACAAAAGGCACAGGCAAGCAGTAAGAGCGGTAATGGTACGAAGCAAAATACAGGGAGTAAGCCGAAAGCTAAACCTGAAAACCCTACACGTAAAAAATTTACACAACCGGGTCGTAAAAAGAAAAAACGTTAA